Proteins co-encoded in one Pleurodeles waltl isolate 20211129_DDA chromosome 1_2, aPleWal1.hap1.20221129, whole genome shotgun sequence genomic window:
- the TMEM271 gene encoding transmembrane protein 271, translated as MKCSSRGACAALSSCLLLACALSAAAVGLKCFSLGSELRGEPFRLGAAAGAFYSGLLLLAGLSLLGSALLCCREEPAPQSEEPGRDSGDWKPEGASQNFLLLGVLVFMLGVLSAFAGAVIDGDTVSLVERKYSHHCLQRAPGPGGAQCQKLKDYQRGLVISTVFNSLECLLGLLNLLLVKNYKAAQQRRRRGRGRRGRGGRRSRGSVISAGEDDEDFPPTRGPGGQDTRPFQSVSYINVGVFHVFDEAGVEVHCGGHPSVELPGYSPMDPELNASYPYCYPLPHEMPPPYEEIYPRRGGSEA; from the coding sequence ATGAAGTGCAGCTCCCGGGGAGCCTGCGCCGCGCTCTCCAGCTGCCTGCTGCTCGCCTGCGCGCTGAGCGCGGCCGCCGTGGGGCTCAAGTGCTTCTCCCTGGGCTCCGAGCTGCGCGGGGAGCCCTTCCGCCTGGGCGCGGCCGCCGGCGCCTTCTactcggggctgctgctgctggccggccTCTCGCTGCTGGGCTCCGCGCTGCTCTGCTGCCGGGAGGAGCCGGCGCCGCAGTCCGAGGAGCCGGGGCGGGACAGCGGCGACTGGAAGCCCGAGGGCGCCAGCCAGAACTTCTTGCTCCTGGGCGTGCTGGTCTTCATGCTGGGCGTGCTGAGCGCCTTCGCGGGCGCGGTCATCGACGGGGACACGGTGTCGCTGGTGGAGAGGAAGTActcgcaccactgcctgcagcgaGCCCCGGGGCCCGGCGGCGCCCAGTGCCAGAAGCTCAAGGACTACCAGCGCGGCCTGGTCATCTCCACCGTCTTCAACTCGCTGGAGTGCCTGCTGGGGCTGCTCAACCTGCTGCTGGTCAAGAACTACAAGGCTGCGCAGCAGCGCCGGAGGAGGGGCAGAGGCCGGCGGGGCCGGGGCGGGCGCCGCAGCCGCGGCTCCGTCATCTCGGCGGGGGAGGACGACGAGGACTTCCCCCCGACGAGGGGCCCTGGGGGCCAGGACACTCGCCCCTTCCAGTCCGTCTCCTACATCAACGTGGGGGTCTTCCACGTGTTTGACGAGGCCGGCGTGGAGGTGCACTGCGGCGGGCACCCCTCGGTGGAGCTGCCCGGGTACTCGCCCATGGACCCCGAGTTAAACGCCTCCTACCCGTACTGCTACCCTCTGCCCCACGAGATGCCGCCGCCTTATGAGGAGATCTACCCGCGGCGCGGGGGTAGCGAAGCTTAA